The following coding sequences are from one Triticum aestivum cultivar Chinese Spring chromosome 5A, IWGSC CS RefSeq v2.1, whole genome shotgun sequence window:
- the LOC123102850 gene encoding WD repeat-containing protein 44 yields MRGAGGEKEAFFHCLDRVPSGIHIDTDHPSDDDDDEEEARSSFSSAMGDHNFQSFRRPQSAMLLEDEDQEPEPEMEDASKYDMWMSDEPMSIQERRRRLHQGLGMVSSRDLALRRHSTKKRFIDVPRSVSRRMQQMPPSLPVAPAANAPTPSVAAAETARAPPSGLAAAREMLKQPPAKPITRRRSDGFLAVRDGSGRPSLRRARSLLSPHDPCSSSLIDKFKATRDMPAGQVTMPASAPAGKGTKGDGDDGGQTKKQDNIKEGAVMAAPKDQNQTGVQHGLEEIEKFIGNTPIMKHLMRRGPSQHHQPMPPAAAAAPPKGDKSAAKKKGGWLKNIKSVATTIGFIQDNGKPVPAGMATGAAPSTGPASAAVPPSSSSTSTEKLKVQNYGKSSKELTGLYMSQEIQAHEGSIWSIKFSADGRRLASAGEDCLVRVWEVVETSAPPSSVPQDGSLPPLPGGPDGSSQAPGLSKKSTTKGGKTALPEHLVVPDKVFALAEQALCVLEGHEDDVLDLTWSKSDQLLSSSMDKTVRLWDTASKACLKKFSHSDYVTSIQFNPVDDRYFISGSLDAKVRLWSIPNRQVVDWTDVKEMVTAASYSPDGQSAIIGSHQGSCRFYKTADCKISPEAQIDVQSKKRKSQAKKITGFQYAPGNPSEVLVTSADSQIRVFDGVTMVQKFRGFKNTSSQIAAAYTSDGRYVVCASEDSHVYIWRTTRSAPAAAAIGIGMKPKTWCTIRSYENFYCKDISAAIPWTHSPSLPGSPKSHQGAVSCNDDVCSMASHAAKPDVSKSGELSSPAVPSPHSGPLDTPSSRHASKTGTNAPDSGNAWGLVVVTATLSGEIKVYQNFGTPFRIKGQGNLFY; encoded by the exons ATGAGGGGCGCCGGCGGCGAAAAGGAGGCATTCTTCCACTGCCTGGACCGCGTGCCGTCTGGCATCCACATCGACACCGACCACCCctccgacgacgacgatgacgaggaagaggcccgttcctccttctcctccgccatgggCGACCACAACTTCCAGAGCTTCCGCCGGCCCCAGTCGGCCATGCTGCTGGAGGACGAGGACCAGGAGCCGGAGCCGGAGATGGAGGACGCGTCCAAGTACGACATGTGGATGTCCGACGAGCCCATGTCCATccaggagcgccgccgccgcctgcaccaGGGCCTGGGGATGGTCAGCAGCCGGGACCTCGCGCTGCGCCGCCACAGCACCAAGAAGCGCTTCATCGACGTGCCGCGGAGCGTGTCCAGGAGGATGCAGCAGATGCCACCGTCGTTGCCCGTCGCGCCCGCCGCCAACGCCCCGACTCCGAGCGTTGCCGCCGCGGAGACAGCTCGCGCGCCGCCGTCGGGACTGGCCGCGGCGCGCGAGATGCTCAAACAGCCGCCGGCCAAACCCATCACGAGACGCCGGTCGGACGGCTTCCTCGCCGTGCGAGACGGCTCCGGAAGGCCGTCTCTGCGTCGTGCCCGCTCCTTGCTCAGCCCGCACGACCCCTGCAGCAGCTCACTCATCGATAAGTTTAAAGCGACACGTGATATGCCCGCTGGCCAGGTGACCATGCCGGCATCAGCGCCCGCGGGTAAGGGCACCAaaggcgacggggacgacggcggccaGACCAAGAAACAGGACAACATCAAGGAGGGCGCCGTCATGGCTGCGCCCAAGGACCAGAACCAGACCGGCGTGCAGCATGGTCTGGAGGAGATCGAGAAGTTCATCGGCAACACCCCCATCATGAAGCACCTAATGCGGCGCGGCCCGAGCCAGCACCACCAGCCCATGCCGCCGGCTGCAGCCGCGGCACCGCCCAAGGGCGACAAGTCGGCGGCCAAGAAGAAGGGCGGATGGCTCAAGAACATCAAGTCAGTCGCCACCACCATCGGCTTCATCCAAGACAATGGTAAGCCGGTCCCCGCCGGCATGGCCACAGGCGCAGCCCCCAGTACGGGCCCCGCCAGTGCAGCCGTtccaccttcctcctcctcgacgtcCACGGAGAAGCTCAAGGTTCAAAACTATGGCAAGTCGAGCAAGGAGCTCACTGGATTGTACATGTCCCAG GAGATCCAGGCGCACGAGGGATCCATATGGAGCATCAAGTTCAGCGCGGACGGGCGGCGGCTGGCGAGCGCCGGCGAGGACTGCCTGGTGCGCGTGTGGGAGGTGGTGGAGACCAGCGCGCCGCCGAGCTCCGTGCCGCAGGACGGGTCCCTGCCCCCTCTGCCCGGCGGGCCGGACGGATCGTCGCAGGCGCCGGGGCTGTCCAAGAAGTCGACGACCAAGGGCGGCAAGACCGCGCTCCCGGAGCACCTCGTGGTCCCCGACAAGGTGTTCGCGCTGGCCGAGCAGGCGCTGTGCGTCCTGGAGGGGCACGAGGACGACGTGCTGGACCTCACCTGGTCCAAGTCCGATCAG TTGCTGTCGTCGTCCATGGACAAGACGGTGCGGCTGTGGGACACGGCGAGCAAGGCCTGCCTCAAGAAGTTCTCGCACAGCGACTACG TGACGAGCATCCAGTTCAACCCGGTGGATGACCGGTACTTCATCAGCGGCTCGCTGGACGCCAAGGTGCGCCTGTGGAGCATCCCCAACCGGCAGGTCGTCGACTGGACCGACGTCAAAGAGATGGTCACCGCCGCTTCCTATTCCCCCGACGGCCAG AGCGCTATCATCGGCTCGCACCAAGGAAGCTGCCGGTTCTACAAGACAGCAG ACTGCAAGATCAGCCCGGAGGCACAGATCGACGTCCAGTCCAAGAAGCGCAAGTCGCAGGCCAAGAAGATCACCGGATTCCAG TATGCCCCGGGGAACCCGTCGGAAGTGCTGGTCACCTCCGCCGACTCGCAGATCCGCGTCTTCGACGGCGTCACCATGGTCCAGAAGTTCAGAG GATTCAAGAACACGAGCAGCCAGATCGCGGCGGCCTACACCTCGGACGGGCGGTACGTGGTGTGCGCGAGCGAGGACTCGCACGTCTACATCTGGAGGACCACCCGGAGCGCGCCCGCCGCGGCGGCCATCGGCATCGGCATGAAGCCCAAGACGTGGTGCACCATCCGCTCCTACGAGAACTTCTACTGCAAGGACATCTCCGCCGCCATCCCGTGGACCCACTCGCCGTCCCTGCCCGGCAGCCCCAAGTCGCACCAGGGCGCCGTGTCGTGCAACGACGACGTGTGCAGCATGGCGAGCCACGCCGCCAAGCCGGACGTGAGCAAGAGCGGCGAGCTGAGCAGCCCCGCCGTGCCGTCGCCGCACTCGGGCCCGCTAGACACGCCGTCGTCGCGGCACGCCAGCAAGACCGGAACCAACGCCCCGGACAGCGGCAACGCGTGGGGCTTGGTGGTGGTCACGGCGACCTTGAGCGGCGAGATAAAGGTGTACCAGAACTTCGGGACGCCCTTCAGGATCAAAGGCCAGGGAAATCTGTTTTACTGA
- the LOC123102852 gene encoding dynamin-like protein ARC5, with translation MATPRPELLSPDEDEEESARGLLYEAYNELQRLAAELGGAAVPVPAVVVVGHQTDGKSALVEALMGFQFNHVGGGTKTRRPIALHLRFNPRCHSPNCRLLAGSGEGDAEDDAGAADRSMLLADIQAYIEAENKRLENDPSQFSAKEIIIRIEYKHCPNLTIIDTPGLILAAPGRKNRVLQSQACAVEALVHAKIHHKETIILCLEDCSDWSNATTRRVVMQVDPDLVRTVLVSTKLDTKIPQFARASDVEVFLHPPTCVLDGSLLGDFPFFTSVPSGRVGSCHEAVFRSNEEFKKAISLRELDDVTSLEDKLGRSLTREEKNRIGVSNLRLFLEELLQNRYIESVPSIIPLLEKEHRAASRKLRKVTQEISDLDEAKLKEKARLFHDSFLTKLSLLLKGMVVAPPDKFGETSVNERINGGTFTGSENFQLPNKMMPNAGMRLYGGAQYHRAMAEFRLVVGSIKCPLITREEIVNACGVEDIHDGTNYSRTACVIAVAKARDTFEPFLHQLSFRLLYILKRLSPISVFLLEKDGEHFSSHDVLVKRVQAAFNRFAESTEQSCRERCMEDLESTTRYVTWSLHNKNRAGLRHFLDSFVAPEQLCANTYTAHSAGLHEQSTGLNDSKQDRPKGELKSSHTSDSNPSGGVSETRLVDLLDSMLWNRRLAPSSERLVYALVHQIFHGIKEHFLVTTELKFNCFLLMPIVDKLAALLREDLESAFEDDLDSIFSVTQLRRSLGQKKRELEIELKQMKRLKEKFTEINKKLNCLQVRQQA, from the exons ATGGCAACGCCGCGGCCGGAGCTGCTCTCGccggatgaggatgaggaggagagcgCGCGGGGGCTTCTGTATGAGGCGTACAACGAGCTGCAGCGCCTGGCGGCCGAGCTGGGTGGCGCAGCGGTGCCGGTACCAGCGGTGGTGGTGGTCGGCCACCAGACGGACGGGAAGAGCGCGCTGGTCGAGGCGCTCATGGGGTTCCAATTCAACCACGTCGGTGGCGGCACCAAGACCCGTCGACCCATCGCGCTCCATCTTCGCTTCAACCCGCGCTGCCATTCCCCCAACTGCCGACTCCTCGCCGGCTCGGGCGAGGGGGACGCAGAGgacgacgccggggctgctgaccGCTCAATGCTGCTCGCCGACATCCAG GCATATATTGAAGCTGAAAACAAGAGGCTGGAGAATGATCCTTCCCAATTTTCAGCGAAGGAAATTATAATAAGGATAGAATATAAACATTGCCCCAATCTCACCATTATTGACACTCCAGGTCTCATTCTTGCAGCTCCTGGCCGTAAAAACCGAGTTTTGCAG AGTCAGGCTTGTGCTGTTGAGGCCCTTGTTCATGCGAAAATCCATCATAAAGAAACCATAATTCTGTGCCTTGAAGATTGTAGTGATTGGAGCAATGCAACTACAAGGAGAGTGGTGATGCAG GTTGATCCTGATCTTGTAAGGACTGTTCTAGTCTCCACAAAACTTGACACGAAAATTCCACAATTCGCACGTGCCTCTGATGTTGAAGTGTTTCTTCACCCACCAACTTGTGTTCTAGATGGTTCCTTATTGGGAGATTTTCCCTTTTTCACATCAGTGCCTTCTGGGAGAGTTGGTTCTTGCCATGAAGCTGTCTTCAGATCAAATGAAGAGTTTAAGAAG GCGATCTCACTGAGAGAATTGGATGATGTTACATCTCTTGAAGACAAGCTAGGAAGGTCACTTACAAGGGAGGAGAAGAACAGGATAGGAGTGAGTAACTTAAGATTATTTTTGGAAGAATTGCTGCAGAACAG GTACATAGAGAGTGTTCCGTCGATTATTCCACTTCTTGAGAAGGAACATCGCGCTGCATCGAGGAAGTTGCGCAAAGTCACACAAGAAATCAG TGATTTGGACGAAGCAAAACTAAAGGAGAAAGCTCGCCTGTTCCATGATTCATTTTTGACAAAG TTATCTTTGCTACTGAAAGGCATGGTGGTGGCACCTCCTGATAAGTTTG GAGAAACTTCAGTTAACGAGAGGATCAATGGAGGGACATTTACTGGAAGCGAGAATTTCCAGCTCCCAAACAAGATGATGCCT AATGCTGGAATGCGTCTTTACGGTGGTGCACAATACCATCGGGCAATGGCTGAATTTCGTCTGGTTGTTGGAAGTATCAAGTGCCCCCTGATTACTAGGGAGGAAATAGTCAACGCCTGTGGTGTTGAAGATATTCATGATGGGACGAATTACTCCAG GACTGCTTGTGTAATTGCTGTGGCAAAAGCACGCGACACATTTGAGCCTTTCCTTCATCAG TTGAGTTTTAGGCTGTTGTACATACTGAAAAGATTGAGTCCGATATCTGTTTTTCTGCTGGAG AAGGACGGTGAGCACTTTAGCAGCCATGATGTACTTGTGAAGCGTGTCCAAGCTGCTTTCAACAGGTTTGCTGAATCTACCGAGCAATCTTGCCGTGAAAG ATGTATGGAAGATTTGGAGAGCACCACTCGTTATGTTACTTGGTCCCTTCACAACAAG AACCGTGCCGGGTTGCGACATTTTCTGGATTCGTTTGTTGCACCAGAGCAATTATGTGCTAACACATATACTGCCCACTCAGCTGGGCTGCATGAGCAATCCACTGGTTTGAATGATAGTAAGCAGGATAGACCAAAGGGAGAGCTGAAATCTAGTCATACTTCAGACTCAAATCCATCCGGTGGTGTGTCAGAAACGAGACTGGTGGATCTCTTGGACAGTATGCTGTGGAACCGAAGGCTGGCGCCCTCATCTGAGCGACTTGTGTATGCACTGGTTCACCAGATTTTTCATGGGATCAAAGAGCATTTTCTTGTCACTACAGAACTAAAG TTCAATTGCTTCCTCCTGATGCCAATTGTTGACAAATTAGCGGCTCTTCTACGAGAAGACCTTGAATCAGCTTTTGAAGACGATCTTGACAGCATCTTCAGCGTCACCCAGCTGCGCCGCTCACTTGGGCAGAAGAAGCGAGAGCTGGAAATCGAATTGAAGCAG ATGAAGCGTTTAAAAGAGAAATTCACAGAAATAAATAAGAAGCTCAATTGTCTCCAGGTTAGACAACAGGCCTAG